Proteins from a genomic interval of Streptomyces sp. NBC_00820:
- a CDS encoding acyl-CoA mutase large subunit family protein, with product MDAHAIEEGRRRWQARYDTARKRDADFTTLSGDPVEPVYGPRPGDTYEGFERIGWPGEYPFTRGLHPTGYRGRTWTIRQFAGFGNAEQTNERYKMILAAGGGGLSVAFDMPTLMGRDSDDPRSLGEVGHCGVAIDSAADMEVLFKDIPLGDVTTSMTISGPAVPVFCMYLVAAERQGVDPAVLNGTLQTDIFKEYIAQKEWLFQPEPHLRLIGDLMEYCAAGIPAYKPLSVSGYHIREAGSTAAQELAYTLADGFGYVELGLSRGLDVDVFAPGLSFFFDAHLDFFEEIAKFRAARRIWARWMRDVYGAQSDKAQWLRFHTQTAGVSLTAQQPYNNVVRTAVEALAAVLGGTNSLHTNALDETLALPSEQAAEIALRTQQVLMEETGVANVADPLGGSWFVEQLTDRIEADAEKIFEQIRERGLRAHPDGRHPIGPITSGILRGIEDGWFTGEIAESAFRYQQSLEKGEKRVVGVNVHTGSVTGDLEILRVSHEVEREQVRELAGRKAARDEAAVRAGLDAMLAAARSGANMIEPMLDAVRAEATLGEICGVLRDEWGVYTEPAGF from the coding sequence ATGGACGCTCACGCCATCGAGGAAGGCCGCCGACGCTGGCAGGCCCGCTACGACACCGCGCGCAAGCGCGACGCCGACTTCACCACGCTCTCCGGCGACCCGGTGGAGCCGGTGTACGGGCCCCGGCCGGGTGACACGTACGAGGGATTCGAGCGGATCGGCTGGCCCGGGGAGTACCCCTTCACGCGGGGGCTCCACCCGACCGGCTACCGCGGCCGCACCTGGACGATCCGGCAGTTCGCCGGGTTCGGCAACGCCGAGCAGACCAACGAGCGGTACAAGATGATCCTCGCCGCCGGCGGCGGAGGCCTGTCCGTGGCCTTCGACATGCCGACGCTCATGGGGCGCGACTCCGACGACCCCCGCTCGCTCGGCGAGGTCGGCCACTGCGGTGTGGCCATCGACTCGGCCGCCGACATGGAGGTCCTGTTCAAGGACATCCCGCTGGGCGACGTCACCACCTCCATGACGATCAGCGGGCCCGCCGTCCCCGTCTTCTGCATGTACCTGGTCGCCGCCGAGCGCCAGGGCGTGGACCCGGCGGTCCTGAACGGCACGCTCCAGACGGACATCTTCAAGGAGTACATCGCCCAGAAGGAGTGGCTCTTCCAGCCCGAGCCGCACCTGCGCCTGATCGGCGACCTCATGGAGTACTGCGCGGCCGGCATCCCCGCCTACAAGCCGCTGTCGGTCTCCGGCTACCACATCCGCGAGGCGGGCTCGACGGCCGCGCAGGAGCTGGCGTACACGCTCGCGGACGGCTTCGGGTACGTCGAGCTGGGGCTCTCGCGCGGGCTCGACGTGGACGTCTTCGCGCCCGGACTCAGCTTCTTCTTCGACGCCCACCTCGACTTCTTCGAGGAGATCGCCAAGTTCCGCGCGGCCCGGCGCATCTGGGCCCGCTGGATGCGGGACGTGTACGGGGCGCAGAGCGACAAGGCGCAGTGGCTGCGCTTCCACACCCAGACCGCCGGTGTCTCGCTGACCGCGCAGCAGCCGTACAACAACGTGGTGCGTACGGCCGTGGAGGCGCTGGCCGCGGTGCTCGGCGGGACGAACTCGCTGCACACCAACGCGCTGGACGAGACGCTGGCCCTGCCCAGCGAGCAGGCCGCCGAGATCGCGCTGCGCACGCAGCAGGTGCTGATGGAGGAGACCGGGGTCGCCAACGTGGCCGACCCGCTGGGCGGCTCCTGGTTCGTCGAGCAGCTGACGGACCGGATCGAGGCGGACGCGGAGAAGATCTTCGAGCAGATCAGGGAGCGGGGCCTCAGGGCCCACCCGGACGGGCGTCATCCGATCGGGCCGATCACGTCCGGGATCCTGCGCGGGATCGAGGACGGCTGGTTCACCGGCGAGATCGCGGAGTCGGCCTTCCGCTACCAGCAGTCGCTGGAGAAGGGCGAGAAGCGGGTCGTGGGCGTCAACGTCCACACCGGGTCGGTCACCGGGGACCTGGAGATCCTGCGGGTCAGTCACGAGGTGGAGCGGGAGCAGGTCCGGGAGCTGGCCGGGCGGAAGGCGGCCCGGGACGAGGCCGCGGTGCGGGCGGGGCTGGACGCGATGCTGGCCGCCGCCCGGTCGGGGGCGAACATGATCGAGCCGATGCTGGACGCCGTACGCGCCGAGGCGACCCTCGGCGAGATCTGCGGGGTGCTGCGGGACGAGTGGGGCGTCTACACCGAGCCCGCCGGCTTCTGA
- a CDS encoding DUF3103 family protein — MRPRHPRRRVTLTATAATLLALSAAQTLAAAPTAGAAPAAPARSAHSPSATASAVTGAQDRAARAIARSLGDNAWRTRLRTAALKSDDVAVTPLAARANPGLASGLAAADHAIAAAKGLDGKVGPLLRLRLGDRSMRAALSAGSAPWVAAATSDDATHTVTAYDSQGRAHALDSRKAPGRPVYVVDIDSSKALTAGLDVLRKELVKDGVRSATPGAVNTTAAKRTAAASGGFWTTKVDAVELSDDEEPWVKGDAEIYTLVTGFGQDGAVRVDPVEMPYLDNDGTVYRPNQILVNWSNYKYNLADAVMMEEDGSTNYHDLAVAIADALLTITDQGAYIPLVDAVLNAIPTSWWTDDPDYVDSWYTLAQNNNGTYYGARGNGWMTVEPYWVSQF, encoded by the coding sequence GTGAGACCTCGCCACCCCCGTCGCCGTGTCACGCTGACCGCCACCGCAGCCACCCTGCTGGCCCTGTCCGCGGCCCAGACCCTGGCCGCCGCCCCCACGGCCGGCGCCGCCCCCGCCGCCCCCGCCCGCTCAGCGCACTCCCCCTCCGCCACCGCCTCGGCGGTCACCGGCGCCCAGGACCGGGCCGCGCGGGCGATAGCGCGCTCGCTCGGCGACAACGCCTGGCGCACGCGGCTGCGCACGGCCGCCCTGAAGTCGGACGACGTGGCCGTCACCCCGCTCGCCGCCCGGGCGAACCCCGGCCTGGCCTCCGGGCTCGCCGCCGCCGACCACGCGATCGCCGCCGCCAAGGGCCTGGACGGCAAGGTCGGCCCGCTGCTCCGGCTGCGGCTCGGCGACCGCTCCATGCGCGCCGCCCTGAGCGCCGGCAGCGCCCCCTGGGTCGCCGCGGCCACCTCGGACGACGCCACCCACACGGTCACCGCGTACGACAGCCAGGGTCGCGCCCACGCCCTGGACTCCCGCAAGGCGCCCGGCCGCCCGGTGTACGTCGTCGACATCGACAGCTCCAAGGCGCTCACCGCCGGTCTTGACGTCCTGCGCAAGGAACTGGTGAAGGACGGCGTTCGCTCCGCGACGCCCGGCGCCGTGAACACCACGGCCGCCAAGCGGACCGCGGCGGCGAGCGGAGGCTTCTGGACCACGAAGGTCGACGCGGTCGAGCTCTCCGACGACGAGGAGCCCTGGGTGAAGGGCGACGCGGAGATCTACACCCTCGTCACCGGCTTCGGCCAGGACGGCGCCGTCCGCGTCGACCCCGTCGAGATGCCGTACCTGGACAACGACGGCACGGTCTACCGGCCCAACCAGATCCTCGTGAACTGGTCGAACTACAAGTACAACCTGGCCGACGCCGTGATGATGGAGGAGGACGGCAGCACCAACTACCACGACCTCGCCGTGGCCATCGCCGACGCCCTGCTCACCATCACCGACCAGGGCGCCTACATCCCGCTGGTGGACGCGGTCCTCAACGCCATCCCGACCTCGTGGTGGACCGACGACCCCGACTACGTCGACTCCTGGTACACCCTGGCGCAGAACAACAACGGCACCTACTACGGCGCCCGCGGCAACGGCTGGATGACCGTCGAGCCGTACTGGGTCTCGCAGTTCTGA
- a CDS encoding TetR/AcrR family transcriptional regulator, producing the protein MQSRTPASRTGRPRSAAADAAILAATRQALVELGWSGLTLGDVATRAGVAKTTLYRRWAGKHELVVDAVAELFDELELPDRGSLGADVEGVVLQFAAILARPEARSGLMAVVAESTRDDALRERIRDSIVERQKRLVVAGRRRAQKRGELPPESDPEASARAIDLIFDIVAGAVVHRTLVSAEPADADWVRRFVAVLLNGLAAAEG; encoded by the coding sequence ATGCAGAGCCGCACCCCAGCCAGCCGTACCGGACGCCCGCGCAGCGCCGCGGCGGACGCCGCGATCCTGGCCGCCACGCGCCAGGCGCTGGTGGAGCTGGGGTGGTCGGGGCTGACCCTGGGGGACGTGGCGACGCGGGCCGGGGTGGCGAAGACGACGCTGTACCGCCGCTGGGCCGGCAAGCACGAGCTGGTGGTCGACGCGGTCGCCGAGCTCTTCGACGAGCTGGAACTCCCCGACCGCGGCAGCCTGGGCGCCGACGTCGAGGGCGTGGTGCTCCAGTTCGCGGCCATCCTGGCCCGCCCGGAGGCCAGGAGCGGCCTGATGGCGGTGGTCGCGGAGTCCACCCGCGACGACGCCCTGCGCGAGCGCATCCGCGACTCCATCGTCGAACGGCAGAAGCGTCTGGTCGTGGCGGGGCGCAGGCGGGCGCAGAAGCGCGGCGAACTGCCCCCCGAGTCCGACCCGGAGGCCTCGGCCCGCGCCATCGACCTCATCTTCGACATCGTGGCGGGGGCCGTGGTGCACCGCACGCTGGTGAGCGCGGAGCCCGCGGACGCGGACTGGGTACGGCGTTTCGTCGCGGTACTGCTGAACGGGCTGGCGGCGGCCGAAGGCTGA
- a CDS encoding tetratricopeptide repeat protein, with the protein MQPRNMSMSGVVDLAAVKAAQEAKAKAEQVRAEAARQGGTGAISPADLVIDVDEADFEKDVLQRSAEVPVVIDFWAEWCQPCKQLSPLLERLAVEYDGRFLLAKIDVDANQMLMQQFGVQGIPAVFAVVAGQALPLFQGAAGEQEIREMLDQLVLVGEERFGLTGLTVDPDAAAGGAARREVQEGPYDALLEAAVQALDAGDLGGAVQAYKNVLSDDPANTEAKLGLAQAELLQRVQHMDPQRVRRDAADKPGDVDAQIAAADLDLVGGHVDDAFGRLIETVTRTAGDDRDTVRRRLLEMFEVVGPEDPRVVGARRALARALF; encoded by the coding sequence ATGCAGCCACGGAACATGTCCATGAGCGGCGTCGTCGACCTCGCCGCGGTGAAGGCGGCCCAGGAGGCCAAGGCCAAGGCCGAGCAGGTGCGCGCCGAAGCCGCCCGACAGGGCGGCACGGGGGCGATCTCCCCGGCCGATCTCGTCATCGACGTCGATGAGGCGGACTTCGAGAAGGACGTCCTCCAGCGCTCCGCCGAAGTCCCCGTCGTCATCGACTTCTGGGCCGAGTGGTGTCAGCCCTGCAAGCAGCTGAGCCCGCTCCTGGAGCGGCTGGCCGTCGAGTACGACGGGCGCTTCCTCCTCGCCAAGATCGACGTCGACGCCAACCAGATGCTGATGCAGCAGTTCGGCGTCCAGGGAATTCCCGCCGTGTTCGCCGTCGTCGCGGGACAGGCCCTGCCCCTCTTCCAGGGCGCGGCCGGCGAACAGGAGATCCGGGAGATGCTGGACCAGCTGGTGCTGGTCGGCGAGGAGCGGTTCGGCCTGACCGGCCTGACCGTCGACCCGGACGCCGCCGCGGGCGGTGCCGCCCGCCGCGAGGTCCAGGAGGGCCCGTACGACGCCCTGCTGGAAGCCGCCGTACAGGCGCTCGACGCGGGTGACCTGGGCGGGGCCGTCCAGGCCTACAAGAACGTGCTGAGCGACGACCCGGCCAACACCGAGGCCAAACTGGGTCTCGCGCAGGCCGAGTTGCTTCAGCGGGTGCAGCACATGGACCCGCAGCGGGTGCGCCGGGACGCCGCCGACAAGCCGGGCGACGTGGACGCGCAGATCGCGGCGGCCGACCTGGACCTGGTGGGCGGTCATGTCGACGACGCCTTCGGGCGGTTGATCGAGACCGTGACGCGCACCGCGGGCGACGACCGGGACACCGTGCGGCGCCGGCTGCTGGAGATGTTCGAAGTCGTGGGTCCCGAGGACCCGCGTGTGGTCGGGGCGCGCCGGGCGCTGGCGCGGGCCCTGTTCTGA
- a CDS encoding DUF6230 family protein — MESQVRGGTRWKRFAVVMVPSVAATAAIGVALAQGALAASFSVSGQSFKVRADKLVGDGFEQYGAIDSGYTMDGKKTAHPVAVSAFSHAEITNLCQSVVTPNVPVFGSVSLILRAGGAGHDAVEADRIYIDVADLQADATFDNIDIGVAAKDASKGPGMKGGGEQANPFGFAQQADKATLVNVKQTAWATTAGTFKLSGLHMSLSTDGAECY, encoded by the coding sequence ATGGAGTCCCAGGTGCGTGGCGGGACCAGATGGAAGCGCTTCGCTGTGGTCATGGTGCCCAGCGTCGCCGCAACGGCCGCGATAGGTGTCGCCCTCGCGCAGGGCGCTCTCGCCGCTTCGTTCAGTGTTTCGGGCCAGTCGTTCAAGGTGCGTGCCGACAAGCTCGTCGGTGACGGATTCGAACAGTACGGTGCCATCGACAGCGGCTACACCATGGACGGAAAGAAGACCGCTCACCCGGTCGCCGTCTCGGCGTTCAGCCATGCCGAGATCACCAACCTGTGCCAGTCCGTGGTCACCCCGAACGTGCCGGTCTTCGGTTCCGTCAGCCTGATCCTGAGGGCCGGCGGGGCGGGGCACGACGCGGTCGAGGCCGACCGTATCTACATCGACGTCGCCGACCTCCAGGCCGACGCGACCTTCGACAACATCGACATCGGTGTGGCCGCCAAGGACGCGAGCAAGGGGCCGGGCATGAAGGGCGGCGGCGAGCAGGCCAACCCCTTCGGGTTCGCCCAGCAGGCCGACAAGGCCACGCTGGTCAACGTGAAGCAGACGGCGTGGGCGACCACCGCCGGCACGTTCAAGCTGAGCGGGCTGCACATGTCGCTGTCGACCGATGGCGCGGAGTGCTACTAA
- a CDS encoding DUF6114 domain-containing protein, producing MSAETPAADSGKFDHRRQQFRAWRGDRPFWAGLYVLLSGLPIMYFPYFHLQLGHLTLAMATTAGAGSLIIGVLLIVLGISLWFQKHVRTFAGVAAILLALVSLPVSNFGGFIVGFLLALVGGAMAVSWAPGKPQQPEPPTAVAPAAAAPAEGVAPGAVALSKQDGASEGIPSQASEALGENDLSGMNPANGANGRHSAG from the coding sequence ATGAGCGCCGAGACCCCTGCCGCCGACTCCGGCAAGTTCGACCACCGGAGGCAGCAGTTCCGCGCCTGGCGGGGCGACCGTCCCTTCTGGGCCGGCCTGTACGTCCTGCTCAGCGGCCTTCCGATCATGTACTTCCCGTACTTCCACCTCCAGCTCGGTCATCTGACGCTGGCGATGGCGACCACGGCTGGTGCCGGTTCCCTGATCATCGGTGTGCTGCTCATCGTCCTGGGCATCAGTCTCTGGTTCCAGAAGCACGTACGGACGTTCGCGGGTGTCGCGGCGATCCTGCTGGCGCTGGTGTCCCTCCCCGTGTCCAACTTCGGCGGCTTCATCGTGGGCTTCCTGCTCGCGCTCGTGGGCGGAGCGATGGCCGTGTCCTGGGCGCCGGGCAAGCCGCAGCAGCCGGAGCCGCCCACCGCGGTCGCCCCGGCCGCCGCCGCCCCGGCCGAAGGCGTCGCGCCCGGGGCCGTCGCGCTGTCCAAGCAGGACGGGGCGAGCGAGGGCATCCCCTCCCAGGCCTCCGAGGCGCTGGGGGAGAACGACCTGTCAGGAATGAACCCGGCCAACGGGGCGAACGGGAGGCACAGTGCCGGCTGA
- the pyk gene encoding pyruvate kinase, with protein MRRSKIVCTLGPAVDTHEKLVDMIEAGMNVARFNFSHGSHAEHQARYDRVRAASKETGKAIGVLADLQGPKIRLETFAEGPVELERGDEFVITTEDVPGDKRICGTTYKGLPGDVSRGDQILINDGNVELKVTDVEGPRVKTIVIEGGVVSDHKGINLPGAAVNVPALSEKDVEDLRFALRMGCDMVALSFVRDAKDVQDVHKVMDEEGRRVPVIAKVEKPQAVENMADVVAAFDAVMVARGDLAVEYPLEKVPMVQKRLIELCRRNAKPVIVATQMMESMITNSRPTRAEASDVANAILDGADAVMLSAESSVGAYPVETVKTMSKIVTAAEEELLSKGLQPLVPGKKPRTQGGSVARAACEIADFLGAKGLIAFTKSGDTARRLSRYRAAQPILAFTTDEGTRNQLTLSWGVESHVVPFVNSTDEMVDMVDQELGKLNRFNAGDTVVITAGSPPGVPGTTNMVRVHHLGGEDLD; from the coding sequence ATGCGCCGTTCGAAAATCGTTTGTACTCTCGGCCCCGCGGTCGACACCCACGAGAAGCTCGTCGACATGATCGAGGCGGGCATGAACGTGGCCCGCTTCAACTTCAGCCATGGCTCCCACGCCGAGCACCAGGCGCGGTACGACCGCGTCCGTGCCGCCTCCAAGGAGACCGGCAAGGCCATCGGTGTCCTCGCCGACCTGCAGGGCCCGAAGATCCGCCTGGAGACCTTCGCCGAGGGTCCGGTCGAGCTGGAGCGCGGTGACGAGTTCGTCATCACGACCGAGGACGTGCCGGGCGACAAGCGGATCTGCGGTACGACGTACAAGGGCCTGCCGGGCGACGTCTCGCGCGGCGACCAGATCCTGATCAACGACGGCAACGTCGAGCTGAAGGTCACGGACGTCGAGGGCCCGCGGGTGAAGACGATCGTCATCGAGGGCGGTGTCGTCTCCGACCACAAGGGCATCAACCTGCCCGGCGCGGCCGTGAACGTGCCCGCGCTGAGCGAGAAGGACGTCGAGGACCTGCGGTTCGCGCTGCGCATGGGCTGCGACATGGTCGCGCTGTCCTTCGTCCGTGACGCCAAGGACGTCCAGGACGTCCACAAGGTCATGGACGAGGAGGGCCGCCGCGTCCCGGTCATCGCCAAGGTGGAGAAGCCGCAGGCGGTGGAGAACATGGCGGACGTCGTCGCGGCGTTCGACGCCGTCATGGTGGCCCGTGGCGACCTGGCCGTCGAGTACCCGCTCGAGAAGGTCCCGATGGTGCAGAAGCGCCTCATCGAGCTGTGCCGGCGCAACGCCAAGCCGGTGATCGTGGCGACCCAGATGATGGAGTCGATGATCACCAACTCCCGTCCGACCCGCGCCGAGGCCTCCGACGTGGCCAACGCGATCCTGGACGGCGCCGACGCGGTCATGCTGTCCGCCGAGTCGAGCGTGGGCGCCTACCCGGTCGAGACGGTCAAGACGATGTCGAAGATCGTCACCGCGGCCGAGGAGGAGCTGCTCTCCAAGGGCCTGCAGCCGCTGGTCCCCGGCAAGAAGCCGCGCACGCAGGGTGGTTCGGTCGCCCGTGCCGCCTGCGAGATCGCGGACTTCCTCGGCGCCAAGGGTCTGATCGCCTTCACCAAGTCCGGCGACACCGCCCGGCGTCTGTCGCGCTACCGCGCCGCCCAGCCGATCCTCGCCTTCACCACCGACGAGGGCACCCGCAACCAGCTGACGCTCAGCTGGGGCGTGGAGTCGCACGTGGTGCCGTTCGTGAACAGCACCGACGAGATGGTCGACATGGTCGACCAGGAGCTGGGCAAGCTGAACCGCTTCAACGCCGGCGACACCGTGGTCATCACCGCCGGCTCGCCCCCCGGCGTCCCCGGCACCACCAACATGGTCCGGGTCCACCACCTGGGCGGCGAAGACCTCGACTGA
- a CDS encoding acetate kinase translates to MSTPSTSGTSGTPDTPTRVLVLNSGSSSVKYQLLDMRDSSRLAVGLVERIGEQTSRLTHTCLVTGETREQTGPIAGHDAALKAVAEELTRDGLGLDSPELAAIGHRVVHGGMFFTEPTVVDESVLTEIERLIPVAPLHNPANLTGIRTAQALRPDLPQVAIFDTAFHTTMPEPAARYAIDPRIADRYRVRRYGFHGTSHAYVSRETARLLGKDPSEVNVIVLHLGNGASASAVEKGRCVDTSMGLTPLEGLVMGTRSGDLDPAVIFHLARVAGMSMDEIDTLLNKRSGLFGLCGDNDMREIRRRIDEGDEEAALAFDIYIHRLKKYIGAYYAVLGQVDAVAFTAGVGENAAPVREAAIAGLEGLGLAVDSELNAVRGGEPRLISPESARVAVAVVPTDEELEIATQTYALVGKNR, encoded by the coding sequence GTGAGCACCCCCAGTACCTCCGGTACCTCCGGCACCCCTGACACCCCCACCCGGGTTCTCGTCCTCAACTCCGGCTCCTCGTCGGTGAAGTACCAGCTGCTGGACATGCGGGACAGCAGCCGCCTGGCGGTGGGACTGGTCGAGCGCATCGGCGAGCAGACCTCGCGGCTGACGCACACCTGCCTGGTCACCGGCGAGACCCGGGAGCAGACCGGGCCGATCGCCGGCCACGACGCGGCTCTGAAGGCGGTGGCCGAGGAGCTGACCCGGGACGGTCTCGGCCTGGACTCGCCCGAACTGGCCGCGATCGGGCACCGGGTGGTGCACGGCGGTATGTTCTTCACCGAGCCGACCGTCGTCGACGAGTCGGTGCTCACGGAGATCGAGCGGCTGATCCCGGTCGCGCCACTGCACAACCCGGCCAACCTGACCGGCATCCGCACCGCGCAGGCGCTGCGCCCGGACCTGCCGCAGGTCGCGATCTTCGACACGGCGTTCCACACGACGATGCCGGAGCCGGCGGCGCGCTACGCGATCGACCCGAGGATCGCCGACCGGTACCGCGTCCGCCGCTACGGCTTCCACGGCACCTCGCACGCGTACGTCTCCCGTGAGACCGCGCGGCTGCTGGGCAAGGACCCGTCCGAGGTCAACGTGATCGTGCTGCACCTGGGCAACGGCGCCTCGGCGTCGGCGGTCGAGAAGGGCCGGTGCGTGGACACCTCCATGGGGCTGACGCCGCTGGAGGGGCTCGTGATGGGGACGCGCTCCGGTGATCTGGACCCGGCGGTCATCTTCCATTTGGCGCGCGTTGCCGGAATGTCCATGGACGAGATCGACACTCTTCTCAACAAGAGGAGCGGTCTGTTCGGTCTGTGCGGCGACAATGACATGCGCGAGATCCGCCGCCGGATCGACGAGGGCGACGAAGAGGCCGCGCTGGCCTTCGACATTTACATTCACCGGCTGAAGAAGTACATCGGCGCCTATTACGCGGTGCTCGGCCAGGTGGACGCGGTGGCGTTCACGGCCGGTGTCGGCGAGAACGCGGCGCCGGTGCGCGAGGCGGCGATCGCGGGCCTGGAGGGGCTGGGGCTCGCGGTCGACAGCGAGCTGAACGCCGTACGCGGCGGTGAACCGCGGCTGATCTCGCCCGAGTCCGCGCGGGTGGCGGTCGCGGTGGTGCCGACCGACGAGGAACTGGAGATCGCCACGCAGACGTACGCGCTGGTCGGAAAGAACCGCTGA
- the pta gene encoding phosphate acetyltransferase, translating into MTRSVYVTGIDRSDGRQVVELGIMELLTRQVDRVGVFRPLFHDRPDRMFELLRARYRLSQAPDTVYGMDYHEAAAIQAEQGTDELVSTLVDRFHRVARDYDVVLVLGTDFADTQLPDELALNARLANEFGASVVPVVGGLDQSAESVLAETRNAYRAYEVLGCDVLAVVANRVAREDRDEIAERLANRLPVPAYVLPDEPALSAPTVAQIARYLDAKVLLGDDAGLARDALGFVFGGAMLPNFLSALTPGCLVVTPGDRADLVVGSLAAHSAGTPPIAGVLLTLNEVPSEGILTLAARLAPGTPVLSVAGTSFPTAEQLFSLEGKMTAATPRKAETALGLFERYVDTGELASRVSAPSSDRVTPMMFEHKLLERARADKRRVVLPEGTEERVLHAAEVLLRRDVCDLTLLGPVDQIRKKAADLGIDLGDTQLIDPATSELRDTFAEKYAALRAHKGVTVELAYDVVSDVNYFGTLMVQEGLADGMVSGSVHSTAATIRPAFEIIKTRPEASIVSSVFFMCLADKVLVYGDCAVNPDPDAEQLADIAVQSAGTAAQFGVEPRIAMLSYSTGTSGSGADVDKVREATKLVRERRPDLKTEGPIQYDAAVEPSVAATKLPGSEVAGQASVLIFPDLNTGNNTYKAVQRSAGAIAVGPVLQGLRKPVNDLSRGALVQDIVTTVAITAIQAQHPSGKASQQ; encoded by the coding sequence GTGACGCGCAGCGTGTACGTGACCGGCATCGACCGCAGCGACGGCCGCCAGGTCGTCGAGCTGGGGATCATGGAACTCCTGACCCGCCAGGTCGACCGGGTCGGTGTCTTCCGGCCCCTGTTCCATGACCGGCCCGACCGTATGTTCGAACTGCTGCGGGCGCGCTACCGGCTGTCCCAGGCCCCCGACACGGTCTACGGCATGGACTACCACGAGGCCGCCGCGATCCAGGCCGAACAGGGCACGGACGAGCTGGTCTCCACACTGGTCGACCGCTTCCACCGGGTGGCCCGCGACTACGACGTCGTCCTGGTCCTCGGCACCGACTTCGCCGACACCCAGCTGCCGGACGAGCTGGCGCTGAACGCGCGTCTGGCCAACGAGTTCGGCGCCTCCGTCGTGCCGGTGGTCGGCGGCCTGGACCAGTCGGCCGAGTCCGTGCTGGCCGAGACCCGCAACGCCTACCGGGCCTACGAGGTGCTGGGCTGCGACGTGCTGGCCGTGGTGGCCAACCGGGTGGCCCGCGAGGACCGGGACGAGATCGCCGAGCGGCTGGCCAACCGGCTGCCGGTGCCCGCTTACGTGCTGCCGGACGAGCCCGCGCTGTCCGCGCCGACGGTCGCGCAGATCGCCCGGTACCTCGACGCCAAGGTGCTGCTCGGCGACGACGCCGGGCTCGCCCGGGACGCGCTGGGCTTCGTCTTCGGCGGCGCGATGCTGCCGAACTTCCTGTCCGCCCTGACCCCGGGCTGCCTGGTCGTGACCCCGGGGGACCGCGCCGACCTCGTCGTCGGCTCGCTGGCCGCGCACAGCGCCGGCACCCCGCCGATCGCCGGCGTGCTGCTGACCCTGAACGAGGTGCCGAGCGAGGGAATCCTCACCCTGGCCGCCCGCCTCGCCCCCGGCACCCCGGTGCTCTCGGTCGCCGGCACCAGCTTCCCCACCGCCGAGCAGCTGTTCTCGCTGGAGGGGAAGATGACGGCGGCCACTCCACGCAAGGCGGAGACCGCGCTCGGCCTGTTCGAGCGGTACGTCGACACCGGCGAGCTGGCCTCGCGCGTGAGCGCCCCCAGCAGCGACCGGGTCACCCCAATGATGTTCGAGCACAAGCTTCTGGAGCGGGCCCGCGCGGACAAGCGCCGGGTCGTGCTGCCGGAGGGCACCGAGGAGCGGGTGCTGCACGCGGCGGAGGTGCTGCTGCGCCGGGACGTGTGCGACCTGACGCTGCTCGGCCCGGTCGACCAGATCCGCAAGAAGGCCGCCGACCTGGGCATCGACCTGGGCGACACTCAGCTGATCGACCCGGCCACCTCCGAGCTGCGCGACACGTTCGCGGAGAAGTACGCGGCGCTGCGCGCCCACAAGGGCGTGACGGTGGAGCTGGCGTACGACGTCGTCAGCGACGTGAACTACTTCGGGACGCTGATGGTCCAGGAGGGGCTCGCCGACGGCATGGTGTCGGGGTCCGTGCACTCCACGGCCGCCACCATCCGGCCCGCCTTCGAGATCATCAAGACCAGGCCCGAGGCGTCGATCGTCTCGTCGGTGTTCTTCATGTGCCTGGCCGACAAGGTGCTCGTGTACGGCGACTGCGCGGTCAACCCCGACCCCGACGCCGAGCAACTGGCGGACATCGCCGTGCAGTCGGCGGGCACGGCCGCGCAGTTCGGCGTGGAGCCGAGGATCGCGATGCTGTCGTACTCCACCGGCACGTCCGGTTCGGGCGCCGACGTCGACAAGGTGCGCGAGGCGACCAAGCTGGTGCGCGAGCGGCGGCCCGACCTGAAGACCGAGGGGCCGATCCAGTACGACGCCGCCGTGGAGCCCTCCGTGGCCGCGACCAAGCTGCCCGGTTCGGAGGTCGCCGGGCAGGCCAGCGTGCTGATCTTCCCCGACCTCAACACCGGCAACAACACCTACAAGGCCGTGCAGCGCTCGGCCGGCGCGATCGCCGTCGGACCGGTCCTGCAGGGTCTGCGCAAGCCGGTCAACGACCTGTCCCGGGGCGCGCTCGTCCAGGACATCGTCACCACCGTCGCCATCACGGCGATCCAGGCCCAGCACCCGAGCGGGAAGGCGTCCCAGCAGTGA